A single genomic interval of Porphyromonas sp. oral taxon 275 harbors:
- the glmM gene encoding phosphoglucosamine mutase gives MTLIKSISGIRGTIGGSISDGLNPVSTAQFAAAYAQFIRQQSGKARPLIVVGRDARLSGFMVKQIVLGALVGMGCDVIDIDLATTPTTEVAVVGKGADGGLILTASHNPKHWNALKLLNARGEFLSDVEGKAILRIAESQDLQFVQVGELGRVVEQQSYLAEHVAAVLELPGVDVEAIRRAGFRVVFDSVNSVGGIAVPALLEALGVQQITGINDEPTGDFAHDPEPLPDHLIELTEEVRRQGAHVGFAVDPDVDRLAIVDEQGGFFGEEYTLVSIADYLLELKGGGNTVSNLSSTRAVRDITLRHGGSYEASAVGEVNVVTKMKETGALIGGEGNGGVIYPELHYGRDALVGIALFLSLLARRGISVSELRKSYPSYFMSKQRVELPAGVEAQELLERFAADQAGEGEISRIDGIKIDYPDQWVNVRRSNTEPIIRIYTEAPTQAAADALADSSKVLISSYLA, from the coding sequence ATGACACTCATCAAATCCATCTCAGGGATCCGAGGCACCATAGGGGGCTCGATCTCTGATGGGCTCAATCCGGTAAGCACAGCACAGTTCGCAGCAGCCTACGCACAGTTCATTCGCCAGCAGAGCGGCAAGGCTCGTCCGCTCATCGTCGTGGGACGCGACGCACGCCTCTCGGGCTTCATGGTCAAGCAGATTGTCCTTGGAGCCCTCGTCGGTATGGGCTGTGACGTCATCGATATCGATCTAGCGACGACGCCCACCACGGAGGTGGCTGTCGTCGGTAAGGGCGCCGATGGGGGGCTCATCCTCACGGCTAGCCACAATCCTAAGCATTGGAATGCCCTCAAGCTCCTGAATGCGCGTGGCGAGTTCCTCAGCGATGTAGAGGGCAAGGCGATCCTCCGTATTGCCGAGAGCCAGGATCTCCAGTTCGTCCAGGTCGGCGAGCTGGGGCGTGTCGTCGAGCAGCAGAGCTACCTCGCCGAGCATGTCGCGGCGGTACTTGAGCTCCCTGGGGTCGATGTGGAGGCCATACGCAGAGCGGGCTTCCGTGTGGTCTTCGACAGCGTCAACTCTGTTGGAGGCATTGCCGTGCCCGCCCTCCTAGAGGCGCTGGGCGTCCAGCAGATCACGGGTATCAATGATGAGCCTACGGGGGACTTTGCCCACGACCCCGAGCCGCTGCCCGATCATCTCATTGAGCTTACAGAGGAGGTGCGCCGTCAGGGGGCTCACGTGGGCTTCGCTGTGGATCCCGATGTAGACCGCCTGGCGATCGTCGACGAGCAGGGAGGCTTCTTCGGTGAGGAATACACGCTGGTCTCGATCGCCGACTACCTCCTCGAGCTCAAGGGCGGGGGCAACACCGTCTCCAACCTCAGCTCCACCCGTGCTGTACGTGATATCACGCTGCGCCACGGCGGTAGCTACGAGGCAAGCGCCGTCGGCGAGGTCAACGTCGTGACGAAGATGAAGGAGACGGGCGCGCTGATCGGCGGCGAGGGCAATGGCGGCGTCATCTACCCCGAGCTGCACTACGGCCGCGATGCCCTCGTAGGGATCGCACTCTTCCTCTCGCTGCTCGCTAGGCGTGGGATCTCGGTCAGTGAGCTACGCAAGAGCTATCCCAGCTACTTCATGAGCAAGCAGCGCGTGGAGCTCCCTGCAGGCGTCGAGGCCCAGGAGCTGCTGGAGCGCTTTGCCGCTGACCAGGCAGGCGAGGGTGAGATCAGCCGCATCGACGGTATCAAGATCGACTACCCCGATCAGTGGGTGAACGTGCGCCGAAGCAATACGGAGCCCATCATCCGCATCTATACAGAGGCTCCGACGCAGGCAGCCGCTGATGCCCTGGCCGATTCGTCCAAGGTGCTCATCAGCTCCTACCTCGCTTAA
- a CDS encoding DUF4827 family protein, with protein sequence MKKLTSYRILALLLALPLLLGSCKKKSDFKPLSQLKKEQTRAIEQLINKEHFGGLIQNINQEALPAETDSRYFYKLANGLYVRVKNRGDMTRRARLGETTVSIEMTGRLFREDEPELLSFSSITNPAYQPTRFRYMTNYSGGIETHYTLLGQVPFASSLDRFMCEGIAYPVSYIGDGAELELIIPFELGPSESYVQGRSIYLSKIIYKYL encoded by the coding sequence ATGAAAAAGCTCACTAGCTATCGCATACTCGCGCTCCTCCTTGCCCTCCCTCTGCTGCTGGGCAGCTGCAAGAAGAAGAGTGACTTCAAGCCCCTCTCTCAGCTCAAGAAGGAGCAGACCCGCGCCATCGAGCAGCTTATAAATAAGGAGCACTTCGGCGGACTGATCCAGAATATCAATCAGGAGGCCTTACCCGCCGAGACCGATAGCCGCTACTTCTACAAGCTCGCCAACGGCCTCTACGTCCGCGTCAAGAACCGCGGTGATATGACGCGTCGCGCTCGACTCGGGGAGACGACCGTCAGTATCGAGATGACGGGGCGCCTCTTCCGCGAGGACGAACCCGAGCTCCTGAGCTTCAGCTCTATCACCAACCCCGCCTATCAGCCTACGCGCTTCCGCTATATGACCAACTACAGCGGGGGTATCGAGACGCACTACACGCTGCTGGGGCAGGTGCCCTTCGCCAGCTCGCTCGACCGCTTCATGTGCGAGGGTATCGCCTATCCCGTGAGCTATATCGGAGACGGTGCCGAGCTCGAGCTGATCATCCCCTTCGAGCTGGGACCCTCGGAGTCCTACGTGCAGGGGCGTAGCATCTACCTTAGCAAGATTATCTACAAGTACCTATAG
- a CDS encoding bifunctional oligoribonuclease/PAP phosphatase NrnA, whose protein sequence is MSKYQWSSDLVASLHEALAESKRIVILPHTAPDGDAVGSILGWKLILEHACPEAEVTAISPDRIEDYLRWMPHLEELLCFADEPERCLERLAEADLICHLDHNTITRLRHAPLIEAVRASGARRLLIDHHLDPDPDFDYCISLPNASATCELIYQLCLSLGYHEAISLEAATLLLTGIITDTGRFMYSHLCPELFETASGLLALGADYAQIIDRLNYHNPEQQLRLQGYVLDRKLELYPELRAAVLTLSQQELQQYGASKGDTEGLVNLPLSIEGIDCSCFIREDRSQIKLSLRSTGDFPVNELAQEAFGGGGHRNAAGAEYQGSIEEAKNIYLCHLQRFVASSRAAQPHD, encoded by the coding sequence ATGAGCAAATATCAGTGGTCCTCCGACCTCGTCGCTAGCCTCCACGAGGCACTGGCCGAGAGCAAGCGTATCGTCATCCTGCCGCACACCGCGCCCGATGGGGACGCCGTAGGCTCTATCCTGGGCTGGAAGCTCATCCTAGAGCACGCCTGCCCCGAGGCTGAGGTCACGGCGATCAGCCCCGACCGCATCGAGGACTACCTCCGCTGGATGCCGCACCTGGAGGAGCTCCTCTGCTTCGCCGATGAGCCCGAGCGCTGTCTGGAGCGCCTTGCGGAGGCCGACCTCATCTGTCACCTCGACCACAATACCATTACGCGCCTCCGACATGCGCCGCTCATCGAGGCGGTGCGCGCCAGTGGGGCACGCCGCCTGCTCATCGACCATCACCTGGACCCTGATCCAGACTTCGACTACTGCATCAGCCTCCCTAATGCCTCCGCTACCTGTGAGCTCATCTACCAGCTCTGCCTTAGCCTTGGCTACCACGAGGCGATCAGCCTCGAGGCGGCGACGCTGCTGCTGACGGGGATTATCACCGATACGGGGCGCTTCATGTACAGCCACCTCTGTCCCGAGCTCTTCGAGACGGCCTCAGGGCTCCTTGCCCTTGGGGCAGACTACGCTCAGATCATCGACCGACTTAACTATCACAATCCCGAGCAGCAGCTGCGCCTACAGGGCTATGTGCTCGACCGCAAGCTGGAGCTCTACCCCGAGCTACGCGCGGCTGTGCTGACCCTCAGCCAGCAGGAGCTCCAGCAGTATGGCGCCAGCAAGGGCGATACGGAGGGCCTCGTCAACCTGCCGCTCAGCATCGAGGGCATCGACTGCTCCTGCTTCATCCGCGAAGACCGCTCGCAGATCAAGCTCTCGCTGCGCTCCACGGGAGACTTCCCCGTCAATGAGCTGGCGCAGGAGGCTTTTGGCGGCGGTGGTCACCGCAATGCTGCGGGAGCGGAGTACCAGGGGAGCATCGAAGAGGCCAAAAATATCTATCTTTGCCACCTACAGAGGTTCGTCGCTAGCAGCCGTGCAGCGCAGCCTCATGACTAG
- a CDS encoding ABC-F family ATP-binding cassette domain-containing protein: MLQVDQLTKSFGDRVLFSELSFSIERGQKVGLIAPNGTGKSTLMRILLGLEPQDAGTVVYERDLRRAYLPQLPELTQQGTILEACFSPYDPVAQLTLSWKRAVAEGDSRRMEELLPEMEAQGAWDYEQRAKEILGALGLHELTKPITKLSGGEAKRVALAGALISQPDLLLLDEPTNHLDLASIEWLEDYLSRSTMGLLLITHDRYFLDRVCNQIIELDAGTLYRYKGNYDYYLAKRQERHEQAEALRQRALNLYRRELEWMRRQPQARGTKAQYRIDAFHALEQQTRTPRSEGAIALGESASGYIGKKIFEAQHVSKRFGDKVILEDFNYIFSRYDKVGIVGENGVGKTSFLRMLLGELEPDTGAFDIGETVRFGYYSQQPPAFAPERRVIDIVQDLAENFTLPAGSGVERLSASQILTRFLFPPERQYTPVEKLSGGELRRLYLCTILVTCPNFLILDEPTNDLDILTLQALEEYLQDFAGCVLIVSHDRFFMDKVTEHLLCFEGAGKVRDFPGNYTQYRAFKAAEERRAAEQAQAEAQKAAAAAPASRSASPRAARLSYAERKELEQIEQQLSSLDEERASLEAELATGTLEHQALMKASERIGAIIELQDELTLRQLELEERQG, encoded by the coding sequence ATGCTGCAGGTCGATCAGCTCACCAAGAGCTTCGGGGATCGTGTCCTCTTCTCCGAGCTTAGTTTCTCTATAGAGCGCGGGCAGAAGGTCGGGCTCATTGCCCCGAACGGTACGGGGAAGTCCACGCTGATGCGCATCCTCCTGGGACTCGAGCCTCAGGACGCGGGGACAGTAGTCTACGAGCGCGACCTACGGCGTGCCTACCTCCCGCAGCTCCCCGAGCTGACACAGCAGGGGACGATCCTCGAGGCCTGCTTCAGCCCCTACGATCCCGTGGCACAGCTGACACTGAGCTGGAAGCGTGCCGTCGCCGAGGGGGATAGCCGTCGTATGGAGGAGCTCCTGCCCGAGATGGAGGCCCAGGGCGCCTGGGACTACGAGCAGCGCGCCAAGGAAATCCTCGGGGCGCTGGGGCTGCACGAGCTCACCAAGCCTATCACCAAGCTCTCGGGCGGCGAGGCCAAGCGCGTAGCCCTGGCGGGAGCCTTGATCAGTCAGCCTGACCTGCTGCTGCTCGACGAGCCGACCAACCACCTAGACCTGGCCAGCATCGAGTGGCTGGAGGACTACCTCAGCCGCTCCACGATGGGGCTGCTGCTGATCACCCATGACCGCTACTTCCTCGACCGCGTCTGCAATCAGATCATCGAGCTCGATGCTGGGACGCTCTACCGCTATAAGGGGAACTATGACTACTACCTCGCCAAGCGTCAGGAGCGCCACGAGCAGGCCGAGGCGCTGCGTCAGCGTGCCCTCAACCTCTATCGCCGCGAACTGGAGTGGATGCGCCGCCAGCCTCAGGCGCGCGGCACCAAGGCGCAGTATAGGATAGACGCCTTCCACGCCCTCGAGCAGCAGACCCGTACGCCTCGCTCCGAGGGGGCTATCGCCCTCGGGGAATCGGCCTCGGGCTATATCGGCAAGAAGATCTTCGAGGCGCAGCATGTGTCCAAGCGCTTCGGGGATAAGGTCATCCTCGAGGACTTCAACTACATCTTCAGCCGCTATGACAAGGTCGGTATCGTGGGGGAGAACGGCGTTGGGAAGACCAGCTTCCTCCGTATGCTGCTGGGCGAGCTGGAGCCCGACACGGGTGCCTTCGACATCGGCGAGACGGTGCGCTTCGGCTACTACAGCCAGCAGCCACCTGCCTTCGCCCCCGAGCGACGCGTCATCGACATCGTGCAGGACCTAGCGGAGAACTTCACCCTGCCTGCAGGCAGTGGGGTAGAGCGCCTCAGTGCCTCACAGATCCTGACGCGCTTCCTCTTCCCTCCCGAGCGTCAGTACACCCCTGTCGAGAAGCTCAGCGGGGGCGAGCTGCGTCGTCTCTACCTCTGTACCATCCTCGTCACCTGCCCCAACTTCCTCATCCTCGACGAGCCGACCAACGACCTTGACATCCTCACCCTGCAGGCTCTGGAGGAGTACCTGCAGGACTTCGCGGGCTGCGTGCTCATCGTATCGCACGACCGCTTCTTCATGGACAAGGTCACCGAGCACCTGCTCTGCTTCGAGGGGGCGGGCAAGGTGCGTGACTTCCCAGGGAACTATACCCAGTACCGCGCCTTCAAGGCTGCCGAGGAGCGCCGGGCTGCCGAGCAGGCTCAGGCCGAGGCGCAGAAGGCCGCAGCCGCAGCTCCTGCCAGTCGGAGCGCGAGCCCTCGAGCAGCACGCCTCAGCTACGCTGAGCGCAAGGAGCTGGAGCAGATCGAGCAGCAGCTTAGCTCGCTGGACGAGGAGCGCGCCAGCCTCGAGGCTGAGCTCGCCACGGGCACGCTGGAGCATCAGGCGCTCATGAAGGCCTCGGAGCGTATCGGGGCCATCATCGAGCTGCAGGACGAGTTGACGCTCCGACAGCTCGAGCTCGAGGAGCGTCAGGGCTAG
- a CDS encoding C40 family peptidase, translating to MSRYKQSLTTLAVVLLLPFTSPTTQAAQLQSPLTILEQTSTAAELYLESAPAKASQPKAKNKRKAKANTKSAQAKSKALAKNSKKHKKDKRFRSRRRGSGLGYSYEPVEIASHTPELIRSVMEHGHELLGHRYRSSGIAPWPLDCSGFVKYIFSLEGIKIPHSSAALSVYTSRLSDPKPGDLVFFRGSNRGSSRIGHVGMVVSNEAGDIKMIHSSSSKGIVIESITGSAYYSSRYMGAGRLPQLAGHWRQLPDSIAMP from the coding sequence ATGTCTCGATATAAGCAGTCCCTCACTACGCTCGCCGTAGTGCTCCTTCTCCCCTTTACGAGTCCTACTACCCAGGCAGCTCAGCTGCAATCCCCCCTCACCATCCTAGAGCAGACCAGCACCGCTGCTGAGCTCTACCTCGAGTCCGCACCCGCCAAGGCCTCACAGCCCAAGGCGAAGAACAAGCGGAAGGCCAAGGCTAATACCAAGAGCGCCCAGGCCAAGTCTAAGGCCCTGGCGAAGAACAGTAAGAAGCATAAGAAGGATAAGCGCTTCCGCTCGCGTCGTCGCGGCTCGGGCCTCGGCTACAGCTACGAGCCTGTAGAGATCGCGAGCCATACGCCTGAGCTCATCCGCTCGGTCATGGAGCACGGCCATGAGCTTCTCGGGCACCGCTACCGCTCCTCGGGCATTGCCCCTTGGCCACTTGACTGCTCGGGCTTCGTCAAGTATATCTTCTCCCTCGAGGGGATCAAGATCCCGCATTCCTCGGCAGCCCTCTCCGTCTATACCAGTAGGCTCAGCGACCCGAAGCCTGGGGACCTCGTCTTCTTCCGCGGGAGCAATAGGGGTAGTAGCCGCATCGGGCACGTCGGTATGGTCGTGAGCAATGAGGCTGGGGACATCAAGATGATCCATAGCAGCTCCAGCAAGGGGATCGTCATCGAGAGTATTACGGGTAGCGCCTACTACTCCTCTCGCTATATGGGTGCTGGGCGCCTCCCGCAGCTGGCTGGCCACTGGCGTCAGCTGCCTGACTCCATCGCGATGCCCTAA
- a CDS encoding FadL protein, translating into MKRTLALGLLSLLSLSSAEAGGLLNNTSLHARYLRSLARNASTAIDATYYNPAGLVFTPDGWRFSLNSQTVLQQRDIEATFAPFAYNGGQQTKHFEGKATAPILPTLMGAYKKGNWAFSAVVGVFGGGGKASFGQGLPVFEGQVAAIPATTQALTGLLSNPALAQLIPAAVRQQLPTMLAPLTGVNQYRLDSQLEGLQYTLGLQLGASYKLTDYLSAHLGVRISYAYNTYSGHIGSIQVNKPGSAGEYVPAPAYFALVDQGLQSRLPALQPLLGSLPAAAQASVQTVLGLPKRFAEGTKDKQIEVKQTGLGIAPIIGLHFQKDGWDIGARYEFRTALTVRNKTKHNGSGMAQFDDGIETPNDLPAALALGVSYRILPSLTASVGFNHFFEKQARMAGGKETLLKHNTSEYLFGLEWRAKDWLELSAGLQLTRKGVTDDYQSNLHFDMSSNSYGLGAGIQLTKELQLNLAYMFTDYRDHQKEALYIAKSALTPQGVSAKERYTRKNQIFSIGIDYTL; encoded by the coding sequence ATGAAACGAACCCTAGCGCTGGGACTGCTGTCCCTGCTTAGCCTCTCCTCGGCCGAGGCAGGAGGTCTACTGAACAACACCAGCCTGCACGCACGCTACCTCCGTAGCCTCGCACGCAACGCCTCCACTGCTATCGATGCTACCTACTATAACCCCGCAGGGCTGGTCTTCACGCCCGACGGCTGGCGCTTCAGCCTCAACAGCCAGACCGTGCTCCAGCAGCGCGACATCGAGGCAACCTTCGCCCCCTTCGCCTACAACGGCGGGCAGCAGACCAAGCACTTCGAGGGCAAGGCTACCGCCCCCATCCTCCCCACCCTCATGGGAGCCTACAAGAAGGGCAACTGGGCCTTCTCAGCCGTAGTCGGCGTCTTCGGTGGCGGCGGTAAGGCGAGCTTCGGCCAGGGCCTCCCCGTCTTCGAGGGGCAGGTAGCGGCTATCCCCGCTACGACGCAGGCACTGACGGGCTTGCTCTCCAACCCCGCTCTGGCGCAGCTCATCCCCGCGGCAGTGCGCCAGCAGCTCCCCACGATGCTCGCCCCCCTTACGGGCGTCAATCAGTACCGCCTCGATAGCCAGCTGGAGGGCCTGCAGTACACCCTCGGGCTGCAGCTCGGGGCGAGCTACAAGCTCACCGACTACCTCTCCGCCCACCTCGGTGTCCGCATCAGCTACGCCTACAATACCTACTCGGGGCACATCGGCAGCATCCAGGTCAATAAGCCCGGTTCGGCTGGCGAGTACGTCCCCGCTCCTGCCTACTTCGCCCTCGTAGATCAGGGTCTGCAGTCGCGCCTACCTGCGCTACAGCCGCTCCTCGGGAGTCTACCCGCAGCCGCCCAGGCCTCAGTACAGACGGTACTCGGGCTGCCCAAGCGCTTCGCCGAAGGGACGAAAGACAAGCAGATCGAGGTCAAGCAAACAGGCCTAGGTATCGCGCCCATCATCGGCCTTCACTTCCAGAAGGACGGCTGGGACATCGGGGCGCGCTATGAGTTCCGCACGGCGCTGACGGTGCGCAACAAGACGAAGCACAACGGCTCGGGCATGGCACAGTTCGACGACGGCATCGAGACGCCCAACGACCTGCCCGCAGCGCTTGCCCTCGGGGTCTCCTACCGCATCCTGCCCAGCCTGACGGCCTCGGTCGGCTTCAACCACTTCTTCGAGAAGCAGGCTCGTATGGCAGGCGGCAAGGAGACGCTGCTGAAGCACAACACCAGCGAATACCTCTTCGGCCTAGAGTGGCGCGCCAAGGACTGGCTGGAGCTCAGCGCCGGCCTTCAGCTGACGCGCAAGGGCGTGACGGACGACTATCAGAGCAACCTGCACTTCGACATGAGCTCCAACTCCTACGGCCTCGGGGCGGGGATCCAGCTGACGAAGGAGCTGCAGCTCAACCTCGCCTACATGTTCACCGACTACCGCGATCACCAGAAGGAGGCCCTCTACATCGCCAAGAGCGCCCTCACCCCGCAGGGCGTCAGCGCCAAGGAGCGCTACACGCGTAAGAACCAGATCTTCTCCATCGGTATCGACTACACGCTCTAG
- a CDS encoding MarR family winged helix-turn-helix transcriptional regulator yields the protein MEYVRSICVMRDLVRALAALEDSLATAHGLSLNEAMVLCVTGYERVTPSFICQQTGLSPSNTSKVTSSLERKKYLVRRLGKEDRRQMFFSLTPQGRELLEGLKTHQFDIPELLRSCFEETEPVCPERAEPTPSPAEE from the coding sequence ATGGAGTACGTACGATCCATCTGTGTGATGAGGGACTTAGTCCGGGCGCTGGCCGCCCTAGAGGATTCCCTCGCCACGGCACACGGCCTTTCGCTCAACGAGGCCATGGTGCTCTGTGTCACGGGCTACGAGCGCGTGACCCCTTCCTTCATCTGTCAGCAGACGGGTCTATCGCCCTCCAATACCTCTAAGGTTACCAGTTCGCTGGAGCGTAAGAAGTACCTCGTGCGCCGCCTCGGCAAGGAGGATAGGCGTCAGATGTTCTTCTCGCTGACCCCTCAGGGGCGGGAGCTGCTCGAGGGGCTGAAGACCCATCAGTTCGACATCCCCGAGCTACTGCGTAGCTGCTTCGAGGAGACGGAGCCTGTCTGCCCCGAGCGGGCAGAGCCCACTCCGAGCCCAGCCGAGGAGTAG
- a CDS encoding FAD-dependent oxidoreductase — protein sequence MMHEAESKKKYLIIGGVAGGATAAARIRRLSEQAEIILLERGEHISYANCGLPYYIGGVIQQRDRLFVQTPAAFARRFNIDVRTQSEAMSIDPDRQEVSIRTVDGRSYTERYDELLLSPGAAPLRPPLPGIDLEGIFTLRNVADTDRIKAYLEGHQAKRAVIVGGGFIGLEMAENLHQLGLEVSLVEMAPQVMAPMDYSMAAFVHEELQSKGVALYLEEAVAAFEQVGEGLQLRFQSGATLAADLVLLSIGVRPETKLAQEAGLKLGETKGIWVDEYLQTSKAHIWAVGDAIEYPHPVTGQPWLNYLAGPANRQARIVADNMVLGAQQRYEGSVGTAIAKVFDLTVATTGLPAKRLKQLGIPYLSATIHAASHAGYYPWARQMAIKVTFAPSDGRIYGAQIVGYDGVDTRIDQYALALKRGMTVAELTELEQAYAPPFSSAKDPVAISAYVAENIRSGRMQPLYWRELCEADLSKVALIDVRTPEEYALGTIPGAVNVPLDELRERLAELPRDRALWLFCGVGVRGYLASNILRGQGYREVRNLVGGIKTYRAATTVIQRPSDPHAGAASAKAAAEQPAAAPELRVLDACGLQCPGPILQLRRAMDELPVGGRLEVRATDVGFPRDAEAWCRSTGHRFVGSRSEGGVYIVQLEKASVCAQEASRPVSAGQRNKTFILFDDDLDKALATFVLANGAAATGGRVSIFFTFWGLNVLKREHKPRVAKDFFGRMFGWMLPSDSTKLPLSKMNFLGIGPRMMRYLMKQKGVDSIESLRQQALAAGVEFIACQMSMDVMGIACEELLDEVTVGGVASYMERAEQAGVNLFI from the coding sequence ATGATGCACGAAGCAGAGTCAAAGAAGAAGTACCTCATCATCGGTGGGGTCGCAGGCGGAGCCACGGCTGCCGCTCGTATCCGACGCCTCAGTGAGCAGGCCGAGATCATCCTCCTCGAGCGGGGAGAGCATATCTCCTATGCCAACTGTGGCCTTCCTTATTATATCGGGGGCGTGATCCAGCAGCGCGATCGCCTCTTTGTCCAGACACCCGCTGCCTTTGCCCGTAGGTTCAATATCGACGTGCGCACCCAGAGTGAGGCCATGTCTATAGATCCCGATCGGCAGGAGGTCAGCATACGTACGGTCGATGGCCGCAGCTATACCGAGCGCTATGACGAGCTGCTGCTCTCCCCTGGGGCAGCACCGCTGCGTCCACCTCTCCCTGGGATCGACCTCGAGGGAATCTTCACCCTGCGTAATGTCGCCGACACGGATAGGATCAAGGCCTATCTAGAGGGACATCAGGCCAAGCGTGCCGTCATCGTCGGCGGGGGCTTCATCGGGCTGGAGATGGCGGAGAACCTCCACCAGTTGGGCCTCGAGGTCTCGCTCGTGGAGATGGCGCCGCAGGTGATGGCTCCGATGGACTACTCGATGGCGGCCTTCGTACACGAGGAGCTCCAGAGCAAGGGCGTCGCGCTCTACCTCGAGGAGGCTGTAGCAGCCTTCGAGCAGGTAGGCGAAGGCCTCCAGCTGCGCTTCCAGTCGGGGGCGACGCTTGCGGCTGACCTCGTCCTCCTCTCCATCGGGGTACGCCCCGAGACAAAGCTCGCCCAGGAGGCTGGCCTCAAGCTCGGGGAGACCAAGGGCATCTGGGTAGACGAGTATCTGCAGACCTCCAAGGCGCATATCTGGGCCGTGGGGGATGCCATCGAGTATCCGCACCCCGTGACGGGACAGCCTTGGCTGAACTATCTCGCTGGTCCTGCCAACCGTCAGGCACGTATCGTAGCGGATAATATGGTGCTCGGCGCCCAGCAGCGCTACGAGGGCTCGGTAGGTACAGCCATCGCTAAGGTCTTTGACCTCACGGTCGCCACCACGGGCCTCCCCGCCAAGCGCCTCAAGCAGCTCGGTATCCCTTACCTCTCGGCGACGATCCACGCCGCCTCGCATGCTGGCTACTATCCATGGGCTCGGCAGATGGCCATCAAGGTCACCTTCGCCCCCAGCGACGGGCGCATCTACGGCGCGCAGATCGTCGGCTACGATGGGGTAGACACCCGCATCGACCAGTACGCACTGGCCCTCAAGCGCGGCATGACGGTCGCTGAGCTCACTGAGCTCGAGCAGGCCTACGCCCCGCCCTTTTCCTCGGCCAAGGATCCCGTAGCGATCTCGGCCTATGTGGCGGAGAATATACGCAGCGGGCGCATGCAGCCGCTCTACTGGCGCGAGCTGTGCGAGGCCGACCTATCTAAGGTAGCCCTCATCGACGTGCGCACCCCCGAGGAGTACGCCCTCGGCACCATCCCAGGCGCGGTCAATGTGCCGCTGGATGAGCTGCGCGAGCGCCTCGCGGAGCTGCCCCGTGACCGTGCCCTATGGCTCTTCTGCGGCGTGGGGGTGCGCGGCTACCTTGCCTCCAACATCCTCCGAGGCCAGGGCTACAGAGAGGTGCGCAACCTCGTCGGGGGCATCAAGACCTACCGCGCGGCTACGACTGTGATTCAGCGACCCAGCGATCCCCACGCGGGAGCGGCTAGCGCAAAGGCAGCTGCTGAGCAGCCCGCCGCGGCGCCTGAGCTCCGCGTGCTCGATGCCTGCGGCCTCCAGTGCCCAGGCCCCATCCTCCAGCTGCGCCGCGCTATGGACGAGCTCCCAGTGGGGGGGCGCCTCGAGGTACGTGCTACGGATGTGGGCTTCCCCCGCGATGCCGAGGCCTGGTGCCGCAGTACGGGACATCGCTTCGTCGGCTCCCGCAGCGAAGGCGGCGTCTATATCGTCCAGCTGGAGAAGGCCAGCGTCTGCGCTCAGGAGGCGAGCCGACCCGTTAGTGCTGGGCAGCGCAACAAGACCTTCATCCTCTTCGATGACGATCTGGACAAGGCGCTGGCGACCTTCGTCCTTGCCAACGGCGCAGCCGCTACGGGGGGACGGGTCAGCATCTTCTTTACCTTCTGGGGGCTCAACGTCCTGAAGCGCGAGCACAAGCCACGCGTGGCGAAGGACTTCTTCGGCCGTATGTTCGGCTGGATGCTCCCCTCAGACTCGACCAAGCTCCCGCTGTCGAAGATGAACTTCCTCGGCATCGGCCCGCGGATGATGCGCTACCTGATGAAGCAGAAGGGCGTGGACTCCATCGAATCCCTACGCCAGCAGGCGCTCGCCGCAGGCGTGGAGTTCATCGCCTGCCAGATGTCTATGGACGTCATGGGCATAGCGTGCGAGGAGCTGCTGGACGAGGTCACCGTCGGCGGTGTCGCCTCCTACATGGAGCGCGCCGAGCAGGCGGGAGTGAACCTGTTTATTTAA